From the Harpia harpyja isolate bHarHar1 chromosome 16, bHarHar1 primary haplotype, whole genome shotgun sequence genome, one window contains:
- the UTP11 gene encoding probable U3 small nucleolar RNA-associated protein 11, with the protein MSAAFRKAAKSGQRPHRERAQPACRKKLGLLEKKKDYRLRADDYHKKQNALRALQKKALDKNPDEFYFKMIRAELQDGVHTIKQPKDEVTPEQVKLMRTQDIKYVEMKRVAEAKKIERLKSELHLLDAEGKKPNKHVFFFDTKKEVQEFDIATHLDTVPELVDRVYNRPTIATLQKETLKGATDPARLKKLAQQRKNQYDLLKQRIEREKAMFVIAQKIQTRKDLLDKTHKVKVKKETTNGPAIYKFKFQRKR; encoded by the exons ATGTCGGCCGCCTTCAGGAAAGCCGCCAAGTCGGGGCAGCGCCCGCACCGCGAGCGGGCACAG CCCGCCTGCCGGAAGAAGCTGGGCCTGCTGGAGAAGAAGAAGGACTACCGGCTCCGCGCCGA tgACTATCACAAGAAACAGAATGCCCTCAGAGCACTTCAAAAGAAAGCTCTGGACAAGAATCCTGATGAGTTCTACTTTAAAATGATACGTGCAGAGCTCCAG GATGGAGTTCATACAATAAAGCAGCCAAAGGATGAAGTGACCCCCGAACAGGTGAAACTGATGAGGACACAGGATATTAAATATGTGGAAATGAAAAGAGTGGCAGAAGCCAAG aaaatCGAGAGGCTGAAGTCGGAGCTCCATCTGCTGGATGCTGAGGGGAAGAAACCCAACAAGCACGTGTTCTTTTTCGATACCAAAAAAGAAG tTCAGGAGTTTGATATTGCGACTCATCTGGATACCGTTCCAGAGCTTGTAGACAGAGTGTACAACCGACCGACCATTGCAACGTTGCAGAAGGAGACGCTGAAAGGAGCTACTGATCCTGCCCGCTTAAAG aaatTAGCCCAGCAAAGGAAGAATCAATATGACCTCCTGAAGCAGCGCATTGAAAGAGAAAAGGCCATGTTTGTTATTGCACAGAAAATCCAGACACGTAAAGATCTTTTG GACAAAACTCATAAAGTAAAGGTGAAGAAAGAGACAACAAATGGTCCAGCTATTTACAAATTCAAATTTCAGCGGAAACGTTAG